ACGCCGGGCCACTTGGTCTCGACGATGAAAGAGCTGATGCCATGCGAACCCGTGCCAGGATCGGTGTTTGCCTGGACGATCAGAATCCCGGCTTCCTGGCCGTTCGTGACCCAGTTCTTGGTGCCATTCAAAACGTAAAAATCCCCTTTTCGGATTGCCGTGGTTTTTTGAGCGGTTGCATCGGAACCCGCGTTCGGTTCCGTCAAAGCAAACCCTCCCAAAATTTCACCTTTCGCGCAGGGAATCAAATATTTTTGTTTTTGCGCCTCATTGCCGAATGCATAAATTGGAAAACAGCATACCGAGTTGTTCACGCTCATCGTAATGGCAACGCTTGCCGAAACTCTGGACAGTTCTTCGATAGCGAAACTGTAGGAAATTTGATCGGCTCCCGCGCCTCCATACTCCTCAGGAATCGCGAGCCCCATCAATCCCAGCTCTCCCATTTTCTTGACAAGATCACGCGGGAAAACGCCTTCATAATCAATGGATTGAAGACGCGGTCGTATTTCCGCTTCGGCAAAATCGCGTACCATGTCGCGAATCATGAGCTGCTCTTCGGTGTATTCGAACTTCATGGGTAAGGTAGTAACTATAAACCGAATGCGTCTATCCCGGCAATGGTTGTAAGCAAGGTAGTGCGGGCGTCCCGCCTGCAATTCGCGCAGACGGGACGTCCGCGCCACTTCGCGGTTTTTTGACTTGATCCTCATTTATCAAATAACATCTTTGTAACTGACAGGGCGAAGCTGTAGGAGGCCGCCAATGCAAACATCTACTGAAAGAGAGAATCGTCCATACACATTTTTCAAAATGACCATGAGCACGTGTCCGGAGTGTTTGAAAGTCATCCAGGCGCAGGTTGTATTTCAGGAGGGGAAAGTGTACTTCCTGAAATTTTGCACGGAGCATGGTCATAGCAAAGCGCTTGTAAGCGAAGATGCTGAATATTATCAGCGCGCATTTTCCTTCATTCGTCCCGGGAGCGTGCCGAAACATTTTTCCACCGAAGTCAAAGCTGGATGTCCGACCGATTGCGGGCTCTGTCCATCACACCAGCAACACACCTGTCTTCCCATCGTGGAAATCACCGATCATTGCAATCTCGAATGTCCGATCTGCATTGTGGACAACCAGTATTCAAACCACATGACGCTGCAGGATTTTCAAGGAATCATTGATCTGCTTTTGAAAGCGGAGGGAACCTTGGAAACGATCACGCTGAGTGGCGGCGAACCCACATCCCATCCGCAGTTTCTCGAACTGGTTGATATGGCCACTCGACCGGAAATCGGAAGAGTGTCGGTGGTCACGAATGGAATCCGTCTTGCAAAATCGCGCCAGTTTTGCGAAGAGCTCAAGAAAAGAAACGTTTACGTAATCCTGCAATTTGATGGATTCGATGACGACGTGCAGAAACAGATTCGCGGAGTGCCGCTGATGGACATCAAATGGAAAGCGCTGGAACATCTCGCGGAATTGCAAATTTCCACGCAGATTGCTTTCGTGCCCGCCAGAAACATCAATGAGAAGCAACTCGGAGAAGCGGTGCGGTTGATGCTTTCAAGGGACCATGTGCTCTCTCTACTGATCCAGCCATTTGCTCGAACGGGGCATGGCGGCGGTGTCTTTCCCACTGATCCGATGAATCGCCTGACAATTCCCGGTGTCATTAGCGCAATCGATGAACAAACGAATGGAATGGTGGCGCGCGAAGATTTCATCCCGCTCCCCTGCTCTCATCCGTTGTGCGTTTCGCTGACTTACCTGTTGAAAATGGACGATGGCTCCTATCTTCCTTTTCCAAGATTTGTGGATCTGAAG
This sequence is a window from bacterium. Protein-coding genes within it:
- a CDS encoding acyl-CoA dehydrogenase codes for the protein MKFEYTEEQLMIRDMVRDFAEAEIRPRLQSIDYEGVFPRDLVKKMGELGLMGLAIPEEYGGAGADQISYSFAIEELSRVSASVAITMSVNNSVCCFPIYAFGNEAQKQKYLIPCAKGEILGGFALTEPNAGSDATAQKTTAIRKGDFYVLNGTKNWVTNGQEAGILIVQANTDPGTGSHGISSFIVETKWPGVKMGRNEPKMGLKGSVTNQIIFEDCRVPVENRLGDEGIGFKIAMTSLDGGRIGVASQSCGIAQAAYEASLQYSKERTAFDQHLADFQAIQFMLADMATQLEAARLLTHYAADLRQKKKPFTKAAAMAKVFASEMVNKVTYSAIQIHGGYGYSQEYPVERFYRDARVTTLYEGTSEIQRIVIARHLLK
- a CDS encoding radical SAM protein, translated to MQTSTERENRPYTFFKMTMSTCPECLKVIQAQVVFQEGKVYFLKFCTEHGHSKALVSEDAEYYQRAFSFIRPGSVPKHFSTEVKAGCPTDCGLCPSHQQHTCLPIVEITDHCNLECPICIVDNQYSNHMTLQDFQGIIDLLLKAEGTLETITLSGGEPTSHPQFLELVDMATRPEIGRVSVVTNGIRLAKSRQFCEELKKRNVYVILQFDGFDDDVQKQIRGVPLMDIKWKALEHLAELQISTQIAFVPARNINEKQLGEAVRLMLSRDHVLSLLIQPFARTGHGGGVFPTDPMNRLTIPGVISAIDEQTNGMVAREDFIPLPCSHPLCVSLTYLLKMDDGSYLPFPRFVDLKKHLDLFQQTATLEPNQQTENALQEAINDLWSASGEIPDSEKIIKALRRALLEMFPNRKVSRQELIRLAERQAKTIFIHHYMDRHDFDLERLMKCCHHYPQIDGRIIPACGFNMFYRGAAKGDNVARASRLQS